The proteins below come from a single Triticum aestivum cultivar Chinese Spring chromosome 5D, IWGSC CS RefSeq v2.1, whole genome shotgun sequence genomic window:
- the LOC100125699 gene encoding puroindoline-B-like produces the protein MKTFFLLAFLALVVSTAIAQYAEVPSPAAQAPTADGFGEWVAIAPSASGSENCEEEQPKVDSCSDYVMDRCVMKDMPLSWFFPRTWGKRSCEEVRNQCCKQLRQTTSRCRCKAIWTSIQGDLSGFKGLQQGLKARTVQTAKSLPTQCNIDPKFCNIPITSGYYL, from the coding sequence ATGAAGACCTTCTTCCTCCTAGCTTTCCTTGCTCTGGTAGTGAGCACTGCTATTGCGCAATATGCAGAAGTTCCCAGCCCAGCTGCGCAAGCTCCCACCGCGGATGGTTTTGGGGAATGGGTTGCGATAGCGCCTAGTGCGAGTGGTTCTGAGAATTGCGAGGAAGAGCAGCCAAAGGTAGACTCTTGTAGCGATTATGTTATGGATCGGTGTGTGATGAAGGATATGCCGCTCTCTTGGTTCTTTCCTCGGACTTGGGGGAAGAGAAGTTGTGAGGAGGTCCGAAACCAGTGTTGTAAGCAATTGAGGCAAACGACGTCGCGTTGCCGTTGCAAGGCTATATGGACATCAATCCAAGGCGATCTAAGTGGCTTCAAGGGCCTTCAACAAGGTCTTAAAGCCAGAACGGTGCAGACGGCCAAGAGCCTTCCCACCCAGTGCAACATTGATCCGAAATTCTGCAACATCCCCATCACTAGCGGATATTACTTGTGA
- the LOC123119025 gene encoding beta-glucuronosyltransferase GlcAT14B, producing the protein MKPIVVHAASVDRRWLLPLAVGSALSLFLLVLLTTVPLPFFPSSSPSPALFVEHKLAPTPPASRAAGSLPRIAYVISGSARDASALRRVLLALYHPRNLYVLHLDAEAPESDRRDLAAGLAAHPVIAAAGNVRVVERANLVTYRGPTMVASTLHAAAALLWGHSGAGGSDWDWFINLSASDYPLVTQDDLIHVFSKLPRDLNFIDHTSNIGWKEFQRAKPVIIDPGLYMKKKADVFWIPQRRSVPTAFKLFTGSAWMALSRSLVEYSIWGWDNLPRTVLMYYSNFISSPEGYFHTVVCNAEEFKNTTVNHDLHYISWDNPPKQHPHYLTMDDLDRMIASDAPFARKFHADEPVLDRIDAELLSRRAGPDAPTPGGWCAGTRDNGSDPCSVVGNTSFLQPGRGAVRLQRLVTSLLSEEKFHPRQCK; encoded by the exons atgaAGCCCATCGTCGTCCACGCCGCCTCCGTGGACCGCCGGTGGCTGCTCCCTCTGGCCGTCGGCTCCGCGCTGTcgctcttcctcctcgtcctcctcaccaccgtccctctccccttcttcccctcctcctcgccctccccgGCGCTCTTCGTCGAGCACAAGCTCGCCCCGACCCCgcccgcctcccgcgccgccggatCCCTCCCCCGCATCGCCTACGTCATCTCCGGATCCGCCAGGGACGCCTCCGCGCTCCGCCGCGTCCTCCTCGCGCTCTACCACCCCAGGAACCTCTACGTCCTGCACCTAGATGCCGAGGCGCCCGAGTCCGACCGCCGGGACCTCGCCGCCGGCCTCGCGGCGCACCCCGTCATAGCCGCCGCCGGCAACGTCCGCGTCGTCGAGCGGGCCAACCTCGTCACCTACCGCGGGCCCACCATGGTCGCCAGCACCCTgcacgccgccgccgcgctcctctGGGGCCACTCCGGCGCCGGCGGGTCCGACTGGGACTGGTTCATCAACCTCTCCGCCTCCGACTACCCGCTCGTCACGCAGGACG ATCTGATCCATGTCTTCTCCAAGCTGCCGCGTGATCTCAACTTCATCGACCACACCAGCAACATTGGATGGAAGGA GTTTCAGAGGGCGAAGCCGGTCATCATCGACCCGGGGCTCTACATGAAGAAGAAGGCGGACGTGTTCTGGATACCACAGCGCCGGAGCGTGCCAACAGCCTTCAAGCTCTTCACTG GTTCCGCGTGGATGGCGCTGTCCAGGTCGCTGGTCGAGTACAGCATATGGGGTTGGGACAACCTTCCCCGCACCGTCCTCATGTACTACTCCAACTTCATCTCCTCCCCAGAGGGCTACTTCCACACCGTTGTCTGCAACGCCGAGGAGTTCAAGAACACGACGGTGAACCACGACCTGCACTACATCTCGTGGGACAACCCCCCGAAGCAGCACCCGCACTACCTCACGATGGACGACCTGGACCGGATGATCGCCAGCGACGCGCCCTTCGCCCGCAAGTTCCACGCGGACGAGCCCGTGCTCGACCGGATCGACGCGGAGCTCCTGTCCCGCCGCGCCGGCCCGGACGCGCCCACGCCCGGAGGCTGGTGCGCGGGGACGCGGGACAACGGGAGCGACCCCTGCTCGGTCGTCGGGAACACCAGCTTCCTTCAGCCTGGCCGTGGCGCCGTGCGGCTGCAGCGGCTCGTCACGTCGCTCCTGTCGGAGGAGAAGTTCCACCCGCGGCAGTGCAAGTGA